Proteins encoded together in one Planctopirus ephydatiae window:
- the rpmA gene encoding 50S ribosomal protein L27 has product MAHKKGQGSSRNGRDSNAKRLGVKKFGGQLVLAGNILIRQRGTRWHAGKNVGMGRDHTLFSLVEGTVFFDQEGRRVNIKPVEVAVAS; this is encoded by the coding sequence ATGGCACATAAGAAAGGCCAAGGATCCAGCCGTAACGGTCGCGATTCGAATGCCAAGCGACTGGGTGTGAAGAAGTTCGGCGGCCAGCTGGTTCTGGCTGGAAATATTCTGATCCGTCAGCGGGGCACCCGCTGGCATGCCGGCAAGAACGTCGGCATGGGCCGTGATCACACCCTGTTCTCCCTTGTTGAAGGCACAGTGTTCTTCGACCAGGAAGGACGACGTGTGAACATCAAGCCTGTGGAAGTGGCTGTCGCCAGCTAG
- a CDS encoding M16 family metallopeptidase — protein sequence MRLLNQVTAQAVLAPALSTRMFLTRKGLTSRQSVLSGAARLSLLAMVIGSQIIFCSSSSKAEMPMKVTEIEGISEYKLENGLRVLLFPDPSKPTVTVNLTVFVGSRHEGYGEAGMAHLLEHMLFKGTPDVPSVPKALQERGADFNGTTWLDRTNYFETLPAQGDNLEFAIRLEADRMMNSHVKGEDLTSEMTVVRNEFERGENSPASILGQRMMAAAFEWHNYGKSTIGNRADIERVPVERLKSFYRKYYQPDNAMLVVAGRFEPKEALRIIGETFGKIPRPTRVLDNTYTEEPAQDGERQVVLRRVGDVAVVGAVYHIPSGAHPDFVAIDVLESILTMQPSGRLYKALVQGKKAASVSGAAYALHDPGVLRFMAEVAAGNDPQVVLDSMLDILNETASKGVTQEELERARLRLLKQREMGASDSAEIAIELSEWAAQGDWRLYFLYRDRLEAVTVDDVNRVAKAYLQPSNRTVGLYIPTEKPERTSVPATPELAKMIGDYKGREETSVGEAFDVSPLAIEERTLRTRIDGVQVAMLPKKTRSSTVVLRLTLRYGNEKSLFGLAKACEFLPPMMLRGTKSLTRQQLQDALDKNFASLSAGGNAGEATFVIETKRQNLVAVLGLLKQVLREPAFPESELAVIKQQVRANLEQGLTDPQTLAVKTVSKALSPYPAGDVRSVPTVEEELKLVEAIEVEGLKRLYNDFLSAQVGQIAVVGDFDPAEVESAFKGVLADWKSDQTYERISRTGSVPITAEVKRIQIPDKANAFYFGGAVMPMSDDHPDYPAMIVGNYVLGAGALSSRLGDRIRQKEGLSYGVGSAFRAGMLDQRATLSLYAIANPANMEKVNAAVNEELARLLKEGVTQQELDAAKQGYLQAQQVGRTEDPKIARLLEENLYAGRTMQYVAKLETAIADLTTEKVLEAVRRHIHPNQILTVIAGDLAKE from the coding sequence ATGCGTCTCTTGAATCAAGTGACAGCACAGGCTGTTCTGGCCCCGGCATTATCGACCCGGATGTTTTTAACCCGGAAGGGTCTGACCTCTCGACAATCTGTTCTATCTGGTGCTGCCCGCCTGTCCCTGCTGGCGATGGTCATTGGCAGCCAGATCATCTTCTGTTCCTCCAGCTCAAAAGCCGAAATGCCCATGAAAGTTACTGAGATCGAAGGGATCAGCGAATACAAACTCGAAAACGGCCTGCGCGTGCTTCTGTTTCCAGATCCTTCCAAACCCACTGTGACAGTCAACCTGACGGTCTTCGTCGGGTCACGTCATGAAGGTTATGGCGAAGCCGGCATGGCTCACCTCCTCGAACACATGCTTTTCAAGGGAACACCAGATGTTCCCAGTGTTCCCAAAGCCCTGCAGGAACGTGGTGCCGACTTTAACGGCACAACCTGGCTCGACCGCACCAACTACTTTGAAACGCTCCCGGCACAAGGCGACAACCTCGAGTTTGCCATCCGCCTCGAAGCCGATCGCATGATGAACAGCCATGTCAAAGGGGAAGACCTCACTTCCGAAATGACTGTCGTGCGTAACGAATTCGAACGTGGAGAAAACAGTCCCGCTTCCATCCTTGGTCAGCGCATGATGGCTGCGGCCTTCGAATGGCACAACTACGGTAAATCGACTATTGGCAACCGGGCCGATATCGAACGAGTCCCGGTCGAACGTTTGAAATCGTTCTATCGCAAGTACTATCAGCCTGATAACGCCATGCTCGTCGTCGCTGGCCGGTTTGAACCCAAAGAAGCCTTGCGGATCATTGGCGAAACGTTCGGCAAGATTCCTCGGCCCACGCGCGTGCTCGATAACACTTACACCGAAGAACCTGCTCAAGATGGTGAACGTCAGGTCGTTCTCCGCCGGGTGGGAGATGTCGCTGTCGTCGGTGCGGTCTATCACATTCCTTCCGGGGCTCACCCGGATTTCGTGGCCATCGACGTTCTCGAATCGATCCTCACCATGCAGCCCTCGGGTCGATTGTACAAAGCTCTGGTTCAAGGCAAGAAAGCCGCCAGTGTTTCCGGTGCCGCGTACGCCCTGCATGATCCCGGTGTGCTTCGATTTATGGCTGAAGTCGCCGCTGGTAACGATCCACAGGTCGTCCTCGATTCCATGCTCGATATCCTCAATGAAACAGCATCAAAAGGTGTCACTCAGGAAGAACTCGAACGGGCTCGACTTCGTCTGCTCAAGCAGCGGGAAATGGGAGCTTCGGACTCCGCCGAAATTGCGATTGAACTGAGTGAGTGGGCCGCCCAGGGGGATTGGCGATTGTACTTCCTCTATCGTGATCGCCTCGAAGCCGTCACTGTCGACGACGTCAACCGCGTGGCTAAAGCTTACCTCCAGCCATCCAATCGTACCGTGGGCCTTTATATTCCCACCGAAAAGCCCGAACGCACTTCGGTTCCCGCGACTCCCGAACTCGCCAAGATGATTGGGGATTACAAGGGCCGCGAAGAAACCTCCGTGGGCGAAGCGTTCGACGTCAGCCCGCTGGCGATCGAAGAGCGTACCCTTCGCACCAGGATTGATGGCGTCCAGGTCGCTATGCTCCCCAAGAAGACCCGTTCTTCAACCGTCGTTTTGCGATTAACCCTCCGCTATGGCAACGAAAAATCACTCTTTGGCCTCGCCAAGGCCTGTGAGTTTTTGCCGCCAATGATGTTGCGTGGCACCAAGTCGCTCACCCGGCAGCAATTGCAGGATGCTCTCGACAAGAACTTCGCTTCACTCAGTGCCGGTGGTAATGCCGGCGAAGCGACGTTTGTTATTGAAACCAAACGCCAGAATCTCGTGGCCGTCCTGGGGCTATTGAAGCAGGTTCTGCGAGAGCCCGCTTTCCCGGAAAGTGAACTGGCTGTCATCAAGCAGCAGGTCAGAGCCAATCTCGAACAGGGGCTGACAGATCCTCAGACTCTGGCTGTCAAGACGGTCTCAAAGGCCCTTTCTCCTTACCCCGCTGGCGATGTTCGCTCAGTCCCCACAGTGGAAGAAGAACTCAAACTCGTCGAAGCAATTGAAGTCGAAGGCCTCAAGCGGCTCTACAATGATTTTCTCAGTGCTCAAGTCGGCCAGATCGCAGTTGTTGGCGACTTCGATCCAGCTGAAGTCGAGTCAGCCTTCAAGGGAGTACTGGCTGATTGGAAGTCCGATCAGACATACGAACGGATCAGCCGCACCGGCTCAGTTCCGATCACAGCCGAAGTGAAGCGGATTCAGATTCCCGATAAAGCCAATGCCTTCTACTTTGGTGGTGCCGTCATGCCGATGAGTGACGATCACCCCGATTACCCGGCGATGATTGTGGGGAACTATGTGCTCGGAGCTGGCGCACTTTCCTCGCGGCTGGGTGACCGTATTCGCCAGAAGGAAGGCCTCTCGTATGGAGTCGGCTCCGCATTTCGGGCTGGAATGCTCGACCAGCGGGCCACGCTCTCGCTCTATGCCATTGCTAATCCTGCGAACATGGAAAAGGTGAATGCTGCCGTCAACGAAGAACTCGCCCGCCTGCTGAAGGAAGGGGTCACGCAGCAGGAACTGGATGCCGCCAAGCAAGGCTATCTTCAAGCCCAGCAGGTCGGTCGAACAGAAGATCCGAAGATCGCCCGGCTGCTGGAAGAAAACCTCTACGCCGGCCGCACCATGCAATATGTCGCCAAGCTCGAAACAGCGATTGCCGACCTGACGACCGAAAAGGTCCTGGAAGCTGTCCGCAGGCATATCCATCCCAACCAGATTCTCACTGTCATCGCGGGAGATCTGGCGAAGGAATGA
- a CDS encoding outer membrane protein assembly factor BamB family protein: MAGDQELLQLVQEKTAEEFTAAEIALLRQRLPFSPELQQALSANLSLQEALSTHYASIDLSVEKILLRAADKRQNAASQNVRQLKLLVGFLAIAMLVGAGALFWPKVRNPLANNAPLVEEGQPGDRPAEPAAQTQATNDAAKASDAQLLAQNRGEKFDTTSPQGVDSKAATGKSDPAMTTPNQPVEGAMTTAQTVPVVPAAEVVVAAPPPWSEWLPNSSLPDPEHPAAIERQPVSYRESIFAADLATMQLDSLQQNRFSDWLGPVAGRRADLHEHNHQKTRTVQVNGLARLKAPWFTNSCLRLAMFDVNELSINVWSGKKGIQLRYFPHRQPAMWVATDVKRSGPDEAIDRKAAGEQFLGTDGSAWSRLGQGTIDLTWHEGKLLLIKQRAVLLEVPFENCPEQIELDGQYRLRGLDYLRVTDVPRRDPLGVLATLPDMEALQPKTLAWEPTKDSRGELQQLASGAVVLKGNSREQPAEHFAKLPHHGFFDVCVQLNSATRGTGVYLGNSAGKPVVTIQVHHNRRTGRNVVQLGHPHHGHDEVDYDPQHQPLLHLGEKQWWRLIGHSAGVMLFTSADGRTWSPVPDGYTQDLPLEPVATIGLQCLRGEAARAIEIGQLIIRPAIHIESIVDQSLLAKLTNEGPRPELTPSLSEAKWSEQVETNCPVGTNPDEWWFANAYWTLTQPISRELSRKLQSRLIHQLVMGRRPAVERLKAMAWLLPLQHAWDEWRARELAGQFGQIAADTVDQPAWPDLDESLILWANTPLWTHTTLWNGLVRRDSKALNTAALLGSAREQQKTSHELLARWDLTHPDQNPPYQYEMLVKRMRWLQALSSTSGDAPVLSRSWRHPLLLQLSKEGYNASAELQAALDGEAFLDGCRVIASLVSTDQGELLPVATDPDLFVSLPSAIDRVMKQYPSLLAAMRDQMGTTGDVRIRQAMADGNITAIRNITLQFPQTMAAAQAHLWLGDRALSAGQWQDAIEHFAKASAIPDSTLEDAIQLRQWLLGAKLPDRFDPEKTLLRLRDDALQGTSWAGLVQTREFLRENVWGEAGITARNVALKPVPAEANSWESRGVFPFDPPAGKDADRSEYRQGDLWTRHLACLEMDHQLILHHRSRTVALDRASLNRKWQSDANEEPGSAIAYSHLPFTPVQAGSHLYVRRLVKEGVELAALDLESGEVRWTYRGGNEGSEERKVSVLSDGWYLFSRLGVIVERPVESDAVAIEWHVLDARSGKLLESVPLIRIRDVLPGQFSITSTISDQKLWITAPGLSACLTHRGEILWLRRHVWVPRSIDTREFNKILNPAARVGELVLVEPPGVSGVIAMHAESGAVQWTLPIDGLIGRMGIVNSLWIGRSTDGLIAIDSATGKIVWQTSMNELVDAFALDEEQLLVAQRSRTSKGKKNLEVVWLDPRNGTIRGQGTMEIPQQDEYQLGQLFLLDQRILGWAGMSNKRQRELIEITPQNNPTDSTKASD; encoded by the coding sequence ATGGCGGGTGATCAAGAACTTCTGCAGCTCGTCCAGGAAAAAACCGCTGAAGAATTCACTGCGGCTGAGATTGCATTGCTCAGGCAGCGTCTGCCTTTCTCACCCGAATTGCAGCAGGCTTTGAGTGCAAATCTTTCGTTGCAGGAAGCCTTGAGCACACATTACGCATCGATTGATCTTTCCGTCGAAAAGATCCTGTTGCGGGCTGCCGACAAAAGGCAGAATGCTGCCAGCCAGAACGTCCGTCAACTGAAGCTGCTCGTGGGTTTTCTGGCAATTGCCATGCTGGTCGGTGCCGGTGCTCTCTTCTGGCCCAAAGTCAGGAATCCACTGGCGAACAACGCCCCTTTGGTCGAAGAAGGTCAACCAGGCGATCGTCCAGCAGAACCTGCTGCCCAGACACAGGCCACCAATGATGCTGCGAAGGCCTCCGATGCGCAACTTCTCGCACAAAACCGAGGTGAAAAGTTCGATACCACCTCGCCTCAAGGAGTTGATTCGAAGGCCGCAACGGGCAAGTCAGATCCTGCGATGACCACCCCGAATCAACCGGTTGAAGGGGCGATGACAACAGCTCAGACAGTTCCAGTAGTACCTGCAGCGGAAGTCGTCGTGGCTGCCCCGCCTCCCTGGAGCGAATGGCTTCCGAACAGTTCTCTGCCCGATCCGGAACATCCAGCAGCCATCGAGCGACAGCCAGTGAGCTACCGCGAATCAATTTTCGCTGCCGATCTGGCGACGATGCAACTCGATAGCCTGCAGCAGAACCGATTTAGTGACTGGTTGGGGCCTGTGGCTGGTCGCCGGGCCGATCTGCACGAACATAATCATCAGAAAACCCGGACTGTGCAGGTCAATGGTCTGGCCAGGCTCAAGGCCCCCTGGTTCACGAATAGCTGTCTCAGGCTCGCAATGTTCGATGTCAACGAACTTTCGATCAATGTCTGGTCGGGGAAAAAAGGGATCCAGTTGCGATACTTCCCTCATCGGCAGCCTGCGATGTGGGTCGCAACGGACGTCAAACGTTCCGGGCCGGATGAGGCGATTGACCGCAAGGCGGCTGGAGAACAATTCCTGGGGACTGACGGTTCCGCCTGGTCTCGATTAGGACAGGGAACAATCGACCTGACCTGGCACGAGGGAAAACTTCTTCTGATTAAACAACGTGCAGTTCTTCTGGAAGTTCCCTTCGAGAATTGTCCCGAACAGATCGAACTCGATGGTCAATATCGATTGCGTGGACTGGATTATCTCCGAGTGACGGATGTCCCCCGGCGTGATCCACTCGGTGTGCTGGCCACTCTCCCGGATATGGAGGCTTTGCAGCCCAAAACTTTGGCGTGGGAACCCACCAAAGATTCTCGCGGCGAGTTGCAACAGCTCGCAAGTGGTGCTGTCGTGCTGAAAGGCAACTCGCGCGAACAACCCGCCGAGCATTTCGCAAAACTCCCACATCATGGTTTTTTTGATGTTTGCGTGCAGCTCAACTCGGCTACCCGCGGCACAGGCGTTTATCTGGGTAACAGTGCGGGAAAACCCGTCGTCACAATTCAGGTGCATCACAACCGGCGCACTGGTCGAAATGTGGTGCAACTGGGGCATCCTCATCACGGTCACGACGAAGTTGATTACGATCCGCAGCATCAACCTCTACTGCACCTGGGCGAAAAACAGTGGTGGCGTCTGATTGGTCATTCCGCCGGGGTGATGCTCTTCACCAGTGCCGATGGACGAACATGGTCGCCTGTGCCGGATGGCTATACTCAGGATCTGCCCCTTGAGCCTGTCGCCACAATTGGTCTGCAATGCCTGCGAGGAGAAGCAGCACGTGCTATTGAAATTGGTCAGCTCATTATCCGGCCAGCGATTCATATCGAGTCGATTGTTGATCAGAGCCTGCTGGCAAAACTTACCAACGAGGGGCCGCGACCTGAGTTGACTCCCTCACTCTCTGAAGCGAAGTGGTCAGAGCAGGTGGAAACGAATTGCCCTGTCGGCACCAATCCCGACGAGTGGTGGTTCGCCAACGCGTATTGGACATTAACTCAGCCCATCTCTCGAGAACTGTCGCGAAAGCTCCAGAGCCGGCTGATCCATCAATTAGTCATGGGGCGAAGACCAGCAGTCGAACGCCTGAAAGCAATGGCCTGGTTATTGCCATTACAGCATGCCTGGGATGAATGGCGTGCCCGAGAACTGGCTGGTCAATTTGGACAGATTGCTGCCGATACGGTGGATCAACCCGCCTGGCCCGACCTCGATGAATCGCTGATTCTCTGGGCCAACACACCACTCTGGACACATACCACCCTATGGAATGGTCTCGTGCGGCGCGACTCAAAAGCTCTGAATACGGCCGCACTTCTTGGCTCAGCCCGCGAGCAACAGAAAACCTCGCACGAACTTCTGGCTCGCTGGGATCTGACACATCCGGATCAGAATCCTCCCTATCAATATGAAATGCTGGTCAAGCGGATGAGATGGTTGCAGGCCCTCTCGTCGACATCTGGAGATGCGCCCGTTCTGTCACGCAGCTGGCGGCATCCGCTTTTGCTGCAGTTGAGTAAAGAAGGGTACAACGCCAGTGCCGAACTTCAGGCGGCACTGGATGGTGAAGCGTTTCTGGATGGTTGCCGGGTCATTGCCAGTCTGGTTTCGACCGATCAGGGAGAACTCCTGCCCGTGGCGACAGATCCCGATCTGTTTGTCTCATTACCCTCGGCGATTGATCGAGTCATGAAGCAATATCCGTCACTCCTGGCAGCAATGCGTGACCAGATGGGAACCACAGGCGATGTACGTATTCGTCAGGCGATGGCCGACGGCAACATCACCGCCATTCGCAATATTACGCTGCAGTTTCCACAAACCATGGCTGCTGCTCAGGCCCATTTATGGCTGGGTGACCGCGCACTTTCGGCTGGGCAGTGGCAGGACGCTATTGAACACTTTGCCAAGGCGAGCGCTATTCCGGATTCCACACTGGAGGATGCCATCCAACTGCGACAATGGCTCCTGGGAGCAAAACTCCCGGATCGCTTTGACCCGGAAAAAACGCTGCTCCGCTTGCGTGATGATGCACTTCAGGGAACTTCATGGGCGGGCTTGGTACAGACCCGCGAATTCCTCAGGGAGAATGTCTGGGGTGAAGCAGGAATTACCGCTCGAAACGTGGCCCTTAAGCCTGTACCGGCAGAGGCCAACAGTTGGGAAAGCCGGGGCGTTTTCCCCTTTGATCCACCCGCTGGAAAAGATGCGGATCGTTCGGAATATCGACAGGGCGATCTGTGGACACGTCATTTAGCCTGCCTTGAGATGGACCACCAGCTCATTCTCCATCATCGCTCGCGAACGGTGGCCTTGGATCGAGCCTCGTTGAATCGGAAGTGGCAAAGCGATGCCAATGAGGAACCAGGCTCAGCGATTGCTTACTCGCATCTTCCCTTTACGCCGGTGCAGGCGGGCTCGCATTTGTATGTACGACGTCTCGTCAAAGAGGGTGTGGAACTGGCAGCACTCGATCTTGAAAGTGGTGAAGTCCGCTGGACATATCGCGGCGGTAACGAAGGGAGTGAGGAGCGTAAGGTCAGTGTGCTTTCCGATGGCTGGTACCTCTTTTCGAGGCTGGGGGTGATCGTCGAACGACCAGTGGAAAGCGATGCCGTAGCTATTGAATGGCATGTGCTTGATGCCAGAAGTGGCAAGCTACTCGAAAGTGTGCCTTTAATCCGGATTCGTGATGTACTCCCGGGGCAATTCAGCATCACCTCGACTATTTCTGATCAGAAACTCTGGATCACGGCCCCGGGATTGAGTGCCTGCCTCACTCATCGTGGCGAAATCCTCTGGCTCAGGCGGCATGTCTGGGTGCCTCGAAGCATCGATACCCGCGAGTTCAACAAAATCTTAAATCCAGCTGCGCGAGTGGGAGAACTGGTGCTTGTCGAACCACCGGGTGTTTCTGGTGTCATCGCCATGCATGCCGAGAGCGGGGCTGTCCAGTGGACGTTACCGATCGATGGTTTGATTGGCCGCATGGGCATCGTGAATTCTTTATGGATTGGGCGATCCACCGACGGGCTGATCGCCATTGACTCGGCGACGGGAAAAATCGTGTGGCAGACATCCATGAATGAGCTGGTCGATGCTTTTGCCCTCGATGAAGAGCAACTCCTCGTGGCCCAAAGGTCTCGAACAAGTAAAGGCAAAAAAAACCTGGAGGTCGTCTGGCTCGACCCTCGCAATGGAACCATTCGCGGCCAGGGAACCATGGAGATTCCTCAGCAGGATGAATATCAGCTGGGTCAGCTCTTTTTACTCGATCAAAGGATTCTGGGATGGGCGGGAATGTCGAATAAACGCCAGCGGGAATTGATCGAAATCACTCCCCAGAATAATCCCACTGATTCCACCAAAGCCTCGGATTAA
- a CDS encoding RNA polymerase sigma factor: MVSAVDQELMQRVLEGDRAAFSQVIELHQRAIYGFLRARLAQAADADDLVQEVFLRFYEARTRFDSTSLIRPWLLGIARNVLREWTRSVRRRREVGWTELCFDLESLTGGAAGTLDADVLENLPQCLEALGPSARQAIELKYRSEQKLCDIGHVLRRSEGAIKLLVHRARLALKSCLERKLKKL, encoded by the coding sequence ATGGTGTCAGCAGTTGACCAGGAATTGATGCAGCGAGTTCTCGAAGGAGATCGAGCAGCCTTTTCACAGGTAATTGAACTGCATCAGCGTGCCATCTATGGCTTTCTGCGGGCACGACTGGCACAGGCAGCAGATGCAGATGATCTCGTTCAGGAAGTGTTTCTGCGGTTCTACGAAGCACGTACGCGGTTCGATTCGACGTCTTTGATCAGGCCATGGCTGTTGGGCATTGCCCGCAATGTCCTGCGGGAGTGGACACGAAGTGTCCGCCGCCGCCGAGAGGTGGGTTGGACAGAACTTTGCTTCGACCTGGAATCGTTAACCGGGGGAGCTGCCGGGACCTTGGATGCCGATGTGCTCGAAAACCTGCCTCAATGCCTCGAAGCTTTAGGCCCCAGTGCCCGCCAGGCCATTGAACTCAAGTATCGCTCGGAACAAAAACTGTGTGATATCGGTCACGTGCTTCGCCGCAGCGAAGGAGCCATCAAACTGCTGGTACATCGAGCCAGACTGGCGCTGAAAAGTTGTCTTGAACGAAAATTGAAAAAACTGTGA
- a CDS encoding tetratricopeptide repeat protein has product MAAVDDAYDAAIRLKNQGDLDGAAKSLEAILVGYPEHVLTYSALAVILQKLGRHDEAIAHARKVTELEPHDSFSYTQMSVICQRCGRIAEAEEALARMRMMQASGMH; this is encoded by the coding sequence ATGGCTGCCGTTGATGATGCTTATGATGCTGCCATTCGGCTCAAGAACCAGGGAGATCTGGATGGAGCGGCCAAGAGCCTGGAAGCGATTCTCGTGGGGTATCCCGAACATGTGCTGACTTACTCGGCACTGGCTGTCATTTTGCAGAAGCTGGGCCGCCACGATGAAGCGATTGCTCACGCCCGCAAGGTGACTGAGTTGGAGCCTCATGACAGTTTCTCGTACACACAGATGTCAGTGATCTGTCAACGCTGCGGCCGGATCGCTGAGGCCGAAGAAGCTCTGGCCCGCATGCGGATGATGCAGGCGAGTGGAATGCATTAG
- a CDS encoding alpha/beta hydrolase, with the protein MNDPQAVSFGPLNAVAFSPEKPQWLVVFCHGYGASGTDLVGLAEAIEEVAPEVAGRMEFLFPEAPIDMAQWGIPGGRAWWPINMQRLLSLTQAGSLLELVDEVPPGIEEAAQQLQSGIKARLKALDLPGDRLILGGFSQGAMVSTHLTLTGALQPRWLVLFSGALICRPAWTEYLASHPDLGQKLSVFQSHGKYDPVLPFAGAQMLGQLLESSGIPLDFWAFGGQHEIPGGVIEKLAKRFESLDQ; encoded by the coding sequence ATGAATGATCCACAAGCTGTTTCGTTTGGCCCGCTGAATGCCGTCGCTTTTTCGCCGGAAAAGCCCCAATGGCTGGTGGTGTTCTGCCATGGTTACGGAGCCTCAGGGACAGATCTCGTGGGCCTGGCCGAAGCCATCGAAGAGGTTGCGCCCGAAGTGGCTGGCCGTATGGAATTTCTCTTCCCGGAAGCACCAATCGATATGGCCCAGTGGGGCATTCCCGGTGGTCGAGCGTGGTGGCCGATCAATATGCAGAGGCTTCTTTCACTCACCCAGGCTGGGAGCCTGCTCGAACTGGTTGATGAAGTTCCCCCGGGCATTGAAGAGGCTGCCCAGCAATTGCAGAGCGGAATCAAGGCTCGTCTGAAGGCCCTCGATCTTCCGGGAGATCGTTTGATTCTGGGGGGCTTTTCTCAAGGAGCCATGGTCTCTACCCATCTGACTCTCACGGGAGCACTCCAGCCGCGATGGCTGGTTTTGTTTTCCGGGGCACTCATTTGCCGACCCGCCTGGACAGAATATCTTGCCAGTCATCCGGATCTGGGCCAGAAGCTCAGTGTCTTTCAGTCGCACGGAAAATATGATCCTGTGTTGCCTTTTGCAGGGGCTCAAATGCTGGGACAGTTACTCGAATCCAGCGGAATTCCTTTGGACTTCTGGGCCTTTGGCGGGCAACATGAAATACCCGGCGGTGTGATCGAGAAATTGGCGAAACGATTCGAGTCGCTCGATCAATGA
- a CDS encoding ATP-binding protein — translation METTKIPIARASLLIVQGADQGTRFELGDVPITIGRSLHNPVRLLDTEVSRTHAAIERDGEKFVLKDRNSSNGTFVNGSPIKSRILKPGDQIQIGRTILQFLQGDPANSRRAADRVELLHQADGTDRSSIVGQMALTGGLPLKDVPAAISSNENARMQATMNLQMLYRISEEAVRPSSSMTQILQRMLDLAIETLGADRGCVLLRDAETETLHPIAVGFRGQENSSPEDVPTLGRPAKDSGEKATGRIPVSRSIVDYVVKNMQAVRTSDARHDSRFETGQSIVRAGIREAMCVPLQARHELMGVVYLDITSSAEEMILLGDQPRFSEEQLRVLAAIGRQAALAVENQRFQEAFVKSERLAAMGQTIATLSHHIKNILQGVRGGSYLIDLGLGKTDTELIRKGWGIVDKNQSKIYNLVMDMLTFSKERQPEMKLSQLNDVAQDVVELMQPQAGEVETKLLFHPASQLPTSTFDPEGIHRAILNVVSNAMDAVEHADDPRVVVQTGFDEPRDLLWVSVEDNGTGIAPENLSKMFLMFESTKGARGTGLGLAVSQKIIREHGGDITVESQIGKGSRFVLTWPRLEDETQMPGMRTLVDG, via the coding sequence CTGGAGACGACCAAAATTCCCATCGCGAGAGCCTCACTTCTGATCGTTCAGGGGGCGGATCAGGGAACCCGTTTTGAACTCGGGGATGTCCCGATCACGATTGGTCGCAGTCTGCACAATCCCGTGCGACTGCTCGACACAGAGGTCTCGCGGACCCATGCCGCCATCGAACGCGATGGGGAAAAGTTCGTGCTCAAGGATCGCAACAGTTCCAATGGCACGTTTGTCAACGGATCGCCGATCAAGTCGCGAATTCTCAAACCGGGTGATCAGATTCAGATAGGCCGCACAATCCTGCAGTTCCTCCAGGGGGATCCAGCGAACTCCCGGCGTGCGGCTGATCGTGTCGAGTTATTGCATCAGGCTGATGGGACTGATCGATCCAGTATTGTGGGACAGATGGCACTCACGGGCGGGTTACCACTTAAGGATGTCCCCGCTGCCATTTCCAGCAATGAAAACGCCCGGATGCAGGCGACCATGAATCTGCAAATGCTCTACCGCATTTCAGAGGAAGCCGTTCGCCCATCATCTTCGATGACACAGATTCTGCAGCGCATGCTCGACCTCGCCATTGAAACTTTAGGTGCCGACCGAGGCTGTGTCCTCTTACGTGATGCAGAAACTGAGACCCTGCATCCAATCGCTGTCGGATTTCGTGGCCAGGAAAACTCGTCTCCCGAAGACGTCCCAACTCTGGGCAGACCGGCCAAAGATTCCGGAGAAAAAGCGACGGGCAGAATCCCTGTCTCTCGATCCATCGTCGATTACGTCGTCAAAAATATGCAGGCCGTAAGAACATCCGATGCCCGACATGACAGCCGCTTCGAAACCGGTCAAAGCATTGTGCGGGCTGGTATCCGCGAAGCGATGTGTGTGCCACTTCAGGCCCGCCACGAACTGATGGGGGTGGTCTATCTCGACATTACTTCGTCAGCCGAAGAAATGATTCTGTTAGGAGATCAGCCGCGATTCAGCGAAGAGCAACTGCGTGTGCTGGCTGCCATTGGTCGGCAGGCGGCACTGGCTGTGGAAAACCAGCGTTTCCAGGAGGCTTTTGTCAAATCGGAACGATTAGCGGCCATGGGCCAGACAATCGCCACGCTGAGTCATCACATCAAGAACATCTTGCAGGGCGTGCGTGGAGGGAGTTATCTGATTGACCTTGGGTTGGGGAAGACAGACACCGAACTGATTCGCAAAGGCTGGGGGATCGTCGATAAGAACCAGAGCAAAATCTATAACCTCGTCATGGATATGCTGACCTTCTCCAAAGAACGTCAGCCCGAGATGAAGTTATCGCAACTCAACGATGTGGCGCAGGACGTCGTCGAGTTGATGCAGCCCCAGGCGGGTGAAGTCGAAACAAAACTGCTGTTTCATCCTGCTTCTCAATTACCGACCAGCACGTTTGATCCCGAGGGGATTCACCGGGCGATTTTGAACGTCGTCAGTAACGCCATGGATGCCGTCGAACATGCTGATGATCCGCGCGTGGTCGTGCAGACCGGTTTCGATGAGCCCCGGGATCTGTTATGGGTCTCGGTCGAAGACAACGGCACAGGAATCGCGCCGGAAAACCTGTCCAAAATGTTTCTGATGTTCGAATCGACCAAAGGAGCCCGTGGTACTGGGCTCGGCCTGGCTGTGAGCCAGAAAATCATTCGCGAACATGGTGGCGACATCACGGTCGAATCGCAGATCGGCAAAGGATCCCGGTTCGTCCTCACGTGGCCGCGACTCGAAGATGAAACGCAAATGCCCGGCATGCGCACTCTGGTCGATGGCTGA